A single genomic interval of Hydrogenispora ethanolica harbors:
- the ald gene encoding alanine dehydrogenase, translated as MIIGVPKEIKNNENRVAVTPAGVYALVKAGHKVLVEKTAGLGSGITDEEYRSAGAAMLEKSSEVFREADLIVKVKEPLESEYELFKDGQALFTYLHLAPNRPLTEALLRKEITGIAYETVQTADGALPLLVPMSEVAGRMAVQIGANLLQKYNGGCGVLLGGVPGVPPADVVIVGGGIVGTNAAKMAVGMGARVTVLDINASRLAYLDDIFSGRIATLYYNEFNMMTIIRQADLLVGAVLVAGAKAPKVVSEAMVRTMKPGSVIVDVAIDQGGSIETVDRVTTHDHPCFERHGVIHYSVANMPGAVPRTSTYALTGATLPYLLQLANLGPERALLEDHSLLSGLNTYRANLTCAPVAEALGKEYVSPERLLVSFKQAS; from the coding sequence ATGATTATCGGAGTTCCCAAGGAAATTAAGAATAATGAGAACCGGGTGGCGGTCACGCCGGCCGGCGTGTATGCCCTGGTCAAGGCGGGCCATAAAGTGCTCGTCGAAAAGACGGCCGGACTCGGCAGCGGGATCACGGATGAGGAGTACCGTTCCGCCGGCGCCGCCATGCTCGAAAAGAGCAGCGAGGTCTTTCGCGAAGCGGATCTCATCGTGAAAGTCAAGGAACCGTTGGAGTCGGAGTATGAACTATTCAAGGACGGTCAGGCGCTCTTCACTTATCTGCATCTGGCTCCGAACCGGCCGCTGACCGAGGCGCTGTTGCGCAAAGAGATTACCGGAATCGCCTATGAGACGGTCCAGACCGCGGACGGGGCCCTTCCCTTGCTGGTGCCCATGAGCGAAGTGGCCGGCCGGATGGCGGTCCAGATCGGCGCCAATCTGCTCCAGAAATATAACGGCGGTTGCGGCGTGCTGCTGGGGGGCGTCCCCGGCGTGCCCCCGGCCGACGTCGTCATCGTGGGCGGCGGGATCGTCGGCACCAATGCCGCCAAAATGGCGGTGGGGATGGGCGCCCGGGTGACCGTGCTGGATATCAACGCCAGCCGGCTGGCGTATTTGGACGATATTTTCAGCGGCCGGATCGCCACCCTGTACTATAACGAATTCAATATGATGACCATCATCCGCCAGGCCGACCTGCTGGTCGGGGCGGTATTGGTCGCCGGAGCCAAAGCTCCGAAGGTCGTCTCCGAAGCCATGGTCCGGACGATGAAACCCGGCTCGGTCATTGTCGACGTGGCCATCGACCAAGGCGGCTCCATCGAGACGGTGGACCGGGTGACCACCCATGACCATCCCTGTTTCGAGCGGCACGGCGTGATCCATTATTCGGTGGCCAATATGCCGGGCGCGGTGCCCCGCACCTCCACCTATGCGCTGACCGGCGCCACCCTGCCGTATCTTTTGCAACTCGCCAACCTGGGACCGGAAAGGGCTTTGCTGGAAGACCATTCGCTCTTGTCCGGCCTGAATACCTACCGGGCCAATCTGACCTGCGCGCCGGTGGCCGAAGCCCTCGGCAAGGAGTATGTCTCACCGGAACGGCTCTTGGTATCTTTCAAGCAAGCCTCCTAA
- the xylB gene encoding xylulokinase: MEYLLGIDLGTSSVRAALVGADGRVAGIAGREYPIQTPHPDWAEQDPETWWQASVAAIRRVVAQTGLPAAAIRAVGLSGQMHGLVLLDQEGRPLRPAIIWPDKRSQAQCREIAARMDPGQLYGITGMPTATGLFGVSLLWVKEHEPQLYQRIHTAFLPKDFIRYRLTREIATDVTDGSGTLLFDVTRRHWSGPIVDALELKTGYLPAPLESVSLAGRLTAEAAAATGLAAGTPVSAGGGDQLMGAIGAGITAAGVVASTIGTGGQVFTAAGQPLFDPGRRIHTLCHALPDRWFLMGAILAAGLSLRWFKENFCQPEDRDGAGAGTGSYELLSQAAATVEPGAQGLLFLPYLCGERTPHMDPNAKGCFIGLSLAHRQAHLVRAVMEGVAFAMKDSLAVFAELGIPVRTIIASGGAARSEVWSQIQADIYETPVTILSNREHSVYGAALLAGVTGGIFGAADLQRLDRPVERRIAPDPDHAAIYRKHYTIYRSLYPSLKAAFEQLA; encoded by the coding sequence ATGGAATATCTGCTCGGAATCGACCTCGGCACTTCCAGCGTCCGGGCGGCGCTGGTCGGCGCCGACGGCCGGGTCGCCGGAATCGCCGGCCGGGAGTATCCGATCCAGACCCCCCATCCGGATTGGGCGGAGCAGGACCCCGAAACCTGGTGGCAAGCCAGCGTCGCGGCCATCCGCCGGGTCGTAGCGCAGACCGGGCTTCCGGCGGCCGCGATCCGGGCCGTCGGCCTCTCCGGTCAAATGCACGGCTTGGTGCTCCTGGACCAGGAAGGCCGGCCGCTCCGGCCCGCCATCATCTGGCCGGACAAACGGAGTCAGGCCCAGTGCCGGGAGATCGCCGCCCGGATGGATCCTGGCCAATTGTACGGAATCACCGGCATGCCCACCGCCACCGGCCTTTTCGGCGTATCGCTGCTCTGGGTGAAAGAGCATGAGCCCCAGCTTTATCAGCGGATTCATACCGCCTTTCTGCCGAAGGACTTCATCCGCTACCGCCTGACCCGGGAGATCGCCACCGATGTGACCGACGGCTCCGGGACGCTGCTCTTTGATGTCACCCGGCGCCACTGGTCGGGCCCCATCGTGGACGCCCTGGAGCTGAAGACCGGCTACCTCCCCGCCCCCTTGGAATCCGTCAGCCTGGCCGGACGGCTCACGGCGGAGGCGGCCGCGGCCACGGGCCTGGCGGCCGGAACGCCGGTGAGCGCCGGCGGCGGCGATCAACTGATGGGCGCCATCGGCGCCGGCATCACCGCGGCGGGCGTCGTCGCCTCGACCATCGGCACGGGCGGCCAGGTCTTCACCGCCGCCGGCCAACCGCTGTTCGATCCCGGCCGCCGCATCCATACCCTCTGCCACGCGCTGCCGGACCGCTGGTTTCTGATGGGCGCCATCCTCGCGGCCGGCCTCTCCCTGCGCTGGTTCAAGGAGAACTTCTGCCAGCCGGAAGACCGGGACGGAGCGGGCGCAGGGACCGGCTCCTACGAGTTGCTCTCGCAAGCCGCCGCCACCGTGGAGCCCGGAGCGCAGGGCTTGCTCTTCCTGCCCTACCTCTGCGGCGAACGGACTCCGCATATGGACCCCAACGCCAAGGGCTGTTTCATCGGCCTGAGCCTGGCCCACCGCCAGGCCCATCTGGTGCGGGCGGTGATGGAAGGAGTGGCCTTCGCGATGAAAGATTCCTTGGCGGTCTTTGCCGAGCTCGGCATCCCCGTCCGGACCATCATCGCTTCCGGCGGGGCGGCCCGCAGCGAAGTATGGAGCCAGATCCAGGCCGACATTTATGAGACGCCGGTGACGATCCTGTCCAACCGGGAACATTCGGTCTACGGCGCGGCGCTGCTGGCGGGAGTCACCGGCGGGATCTTCGGCGCCGCCGACCTGCAACGTTTGGACCGCCCCGTGGAACGGCGAATCGCTCCCGATCCGGATCACGCCGCGATCTACCGCAAACATTACACCATTTACCGCTCGCTGTATCCGAGCCTGAAAGCTGCTTTCGAACAGCTGGCGTGA
- a CDS encoding ROK family transcriptional regulator, with the protein MTHKETPFFSGQNQDAIQLRNRSLALQLLKLNGTMSRKELAARTGLNASTVTYIIKDLLEMGLVVETGCYARHGAIGLALDPDGRYVIGLQLARDHLSGGLFNLETRLLASERVPLSPALPVAEVLRRLEELAARLLEQSPERRKVAALGVAAPGPLNLDDGRVAFISNFTGWRDIPIAAALRERFGLPVVVEHDAHAAASAEQWLGSGRTVRNLLYIAAGKGVGAGIIIDGRIYHGAHGMAGEIGHTMIDPDGPRCECGNFGCLEGYCSSTALLRQAEARLAAAGGDSLLAAARPLSFPDLVRAARAADPLALELVREAARYLGAAVVNLINTLEPELVILGDELLELGPVWFETVRATARERLLPEIARQVRIEPASLAGDPFLIGTGAIAIEYLLRHPG; encoded by the coding sequence ATGACTCATAAGGAAACGCCGTTTTTTTCCGGCCAGAACCAGGACGCTATCCAGCTGCGCAACCGTTCGCTGGCGCTGCAGCTGCTGAAGCTGAACGGGACGATGTCCCGCAAGGAGCTGGCGGCGCGCACCGGCCTGAATGCCTCGACCGTCACCTATATCATCAAGGATCTGCTGGAAATGGGGCTGGTGGTCGAGACCGGCTGCTACGCCCGGCACGGGGCCATCGGCCTGGCGCTGGATCCCGACGGCCGGTATGTGATCGGCCTGCAGCTGGCCAGGGACCACCTCAGCGGCGGCCTCTTCAATCTGGAGACGCGGCTGCTGGCCTCGGAGCGAGTCCCCCTATCGCCGGCCCTGCCAGTGGCGGAGGTGCTGCGGCGGCTGGAGGAACTCGCCGCCCGGCTGCTCGAACAGAGCCCGGAGCGGCGGAAAGTGGCGGCCCTGGGCGTGGCCGCCCCGGGACCGCTGAATCTGGACGACGGCCGGGTGGCCTTCATCAGCAACTTCACGGGCTGGCGCGATATTCCCATCGCCGCGGCGCTCCGCGAGCGGTTCGGCCTGCCGGTCGTCGTCGAACACGACGCCCACGCCGCGGCTTCGGCCGAGCAATGGCTGGGCAGCGGCAGGACGGTCCGCAACCTGCTCTACATCGCCGCCGGAAAAGGCGTGGGCGCCGGGATCATCATCGACGGCCGGATCTATCACGGCGCCCACGGCATGGCCGGCGAGATCGGCCACACCATGATCGATCCGGACGGCCCGCGCTGCGAATGCGGCAATTTCGGCTGCCTCGAAGGATACTGCTCCAGCACCGCGCTGCTGCGGCAGGCCGAGGCGCGGCTGGCGGCGGCCGGCGGTGATTCCCTGCTGGCCGCGGCGCGGCCGCTGAGCTTTCCGGACCTGGTTCGCGCGGCGCGGGCCGCCGATCCGCTGGCGCTGGAATTGGTGCGCGAGGCCGCCCGTTATCTGGGGGCGGCGGTGGTCAACCTGATCAATACCCTCGAGCCGGAGCTGGTCATCCTCGGCGATGAGCTGCTGGAGCTGGGTCCGGTCTGGTTCGAGACCGTCCGCGCCACGGCCCGGGAACGGCTGCTGCCGGAGATCGCCCGCCAGGTGCGGATCGAACCCGCCAGCCTGGCGGGAGACCCCTTCCTGATCGGAACCGGGGCCATCGCCATTGAGTATCTGCTGCGGCACCCGGGATGA
- a CDS encoding GntR family transcriptional regulator, whose product MKRSLSQRVYDTLLERILRNEWAPGDMINRREVAAELEVSVAPALEAMLQLEAEGLLETIPRKGTRIRVITEEDLRGQVILRQALEGQAARLYCGEPIIQNEARLLELAAAVDSSAVNSWDNWEKEILFHRSLVELADCKVLVREFNKVMRLSLFFAANKLSSLSFNNQYDHIINRHTELVKKLQVSDADVAERAMRDHLYSGLLNL is encoded by the coding sequence TTGAAACGCTCGCTTTCGCAACGAGTTTATGATACCCTGCTGGAACGCATTTTGCGCAACGAATGGGCGCCGGGCGACATGATCAACCGGCGGGAGGTCGCGGCGGAGCTGGAGGTCAGCGTGGCCCCGGCGCTGGAGGCCATGTTGCAGCTGGAGGCGGAAGGGCTGCTGGAGACGATCCCCCGCAAGGGCACCCGGATCCGGGTCATTACCGAGGAAGACCTGCGCGGCCAGGTGATCCTGCGCCAGGCGCTGGAGGGCCAGGCGGCCCGGCTCTATTGCGGCGAGCCGATCATCCAAAACGAAGCCCGCCTGCTGGAATTGGCGGCGGCGGTCGACAGTTCCGCCGTCAACTCCTGGGACAACTGGGAGAAAGAGATTCTGTTCCACCGTTCCCTGGTCGAGCTGGCCGACTGCAAGGTCCTGGTGCGGGAGTTCAACAAGGTCATGCGGCTGAGCCTCTTTTTCGCCGCCAACAAGCTCTCCTCGCTCAGTTTCAACAACCAGTACGACCATATCATCAACCGTCACACCGAGCTGGTGAAGAAGTTGCAGGTCTCCGACGCCGACGTGGCGGAACGGGCCATGCGCGACCACCTGTACAGCGGTTTGCTCAATCTGTAA
- a CDS encoding ABC transporter substrate-binding protein, with amino-acid sequence MRRRISLFLSLVLAVCLLWSVTGLAKQSGNQISANLRILYPGTSEVEKAWAESLKKAVSQKYPNIKIEYIFLNWSDIEKKLAVMVASGDYPDMMNVQDVINPVAMNALEPLDEYLKKSSIKISDYSPAYLEYSKVNGKLYSIPLLGIVYAHIINTDLLKSAGYKMSDLKSWDAVKAAVKAMSKNGKYGYAMANGGTGRFSFRDFMMLCLSNDVTPDDISDASKAKYIEVLKLVGDLSPYMPKSQITWLYPELYKAWGAGSVGMMHTGTYFTANAISHSTEIIGKTRAFVFPHGPSASKPRAMVANAGFAMIKGSKQKEAAWKVMEVLNSKQLAARLGGAINLPASTKADKKVLNEVAKQTYPQSYQGHLTVLKDFSEIAKKYGVPQPRIYGQPQMELVVQGALVRLTNGELTPAAAYDEIRKGIQRVKDELK; translated from the coding sequence ATGCGAAGAAGAATCAGTCTGTTCCTGTCATTGGTTTTAGCGGTTTGCTTGTTATGGAGCGTGACCGGTCTGGCCAAGCAATCCGGCAACCAGATCTCGGCCAACCTCAGAATCTTGTATCCCGGAACCTCCGAAGTTGAAAAAGCCTGGGCCGAAAGCCTCAAGAAGGCCGTGTCCCAAAAATACCCGAATATCAAGATCGAATACATCTTCCTCAACTGGTCGGACATCGAGAAGAAGCTGGCCGTGATGGTGGCTTCGGGCGACTACCCCGATATGATGAACGTCCAGGACGTGATCAACCCGGTGGCGATGAACGCCCTCGAACCGCTGGACGAGTACCTGAAGAAGAGCTCGATCAAGATCTCCGACTATTCTCCGGCGTATCTGGAATATTCCAAAGTCAACGGCAAGCTGTATTCCATTCCCTTGCTCGGCATCGTGTACGCCCACATTATCAACACCGATCTCTTGAAGAGCGCCGGTTACAAGATGAGCGATCTGAAGAGCTGGGACGCGGTGAAGGCCGCCGTCAAGGCGATGTCCAAAAACGGCAAATACGGTTATGCCATGGCCAATGGCGGCACCGGCCGTTTCAGCTTCCGCGATTTCATGATGCTCTGCCTGAGCAATGATGTGACCCCCGACGATATCAGCGACGCTTCCAAGGCCAAGTATATCGAGGTTTTGAAACTGGTCGGCGATCTGTCGCCCTATATGCCGAAGAGCCAGATCACCTGGCTGTATCCGGAACTCTACAAAGCCTGGGGCGCGGGCAGCGTCGGAATGATGCACACCGGCACCTATTTCACGGCCAACGCCATCTCCCACAGCACCGAGATCATCGGCAAGACCCGGGCCTTCGTCTTCCCGCACGGACCGTCGGCCAGCAAGCCCCGGGCGATGGTCGCCAACGCCGGCTTCGCGATGATCAAAGGTTCGAAACAGAAAGAAGCGGCCTGGAAGGTCATGGAGGTCCTCAACAGCAAGCAATTGGCGGCCAGACTGGGCGGCGCCATCAACCTGCCGGCCAGCACCAAGGCTGACAAGAAGGTCCTGAACGAGGTGGCCAAACAGACCTATCCCCAATCCTACCAAGGGCACCTGACGGTGTTGAAAGATTTCTCGGAGATCGCCAAGAAGTACGGCGTGCCCCAACCGCGGATTTACGGCCAGCCCCAGATGGAGCTGGTGGTGCAGGGCGCGTTGGTCCGGTTGACCAACGGCGAACTGACCCCGGCCGCGGCCTATGACGAGATTCGCAAAGGCATTCAACGCGTGAAGGACGAACTGAAATAA